ATTGGACTCAAGTGGGGATGATCATTGGCATCGTTGCTTCTGGTATGGGCGGACTGCTGGCAGCCATGGTCGAGATTCGTGCTTTGGAAAATCCGGTGGTGGTGGATTGACCGCTAGCTGGATGCACTGGTGTAAAAGCGGAGTGCAAACTGCCAGAAACGATTGGACAGTATAAATAAAGCAATCGCGAGTATTCCTGCACCTAGGCTCCAATTCCAGGTGGCTCGGTTGAGCATGGCTTGAGCGGGGACTGTCGTTAGGAACGTCACAGGAATAACAAAGGTAAAAAAGAAGCGATAGGCGGTTGGATAGGCTACTACTGGGTAGCGGCCAGCTTCGACTAGACCTCGCAAGACTTCCGTAACGTTATAGATTTTGACAAACCAAATGCTGGTGGCTCCCAAAATAAACCACAGGCTGTAGAGGCTGAGAAATCCGCAGAGAAGTGGCCCCAGGCCAAGAGCATAATTTTGCCAACCTAGCTCCAAGTGAAATCCGGCATAGCCGATTA
The Acaryochloris marina S15 genome window above contains:
- a CDS encoding ABC transporter permease, translated to MKRYLRVLKLFWATTIAAEMEYRANFAISALSSVGNLAGSLFGLSLFYRTGYTFQDWTWHEALVVLGIFTLLQGFSATCLVPNLNRIVRHVQEGTLDFILLKPISSQFWLSTYSISPWGLPDVIFGLGLIGYAGFHLELGWQNYALGLGPLLCGFLSLYSLWFILGATSIWFVKIYNVTEVLRGLVEAGRYPVVAYPTAYRFFFTFVIPVTFLTTVPAQAMLNRATWNWSLGAGILAIALFILSNRFWQFALRFYTSASS